A genomic window from Rhodococcus sp. KBS0724 includes:
- a CDS encoding nuclear transport factor 2 family protein gives MPDRAEIISAVEDYVKYLGSHDVDQLVALFAADAVQHEPLGVKTYRGIDEIRAFDTANAQVDFTVSLLGPIVVAGKYAAMQLRVQRVGIPDFAASDLFEFDENCKIVSLSVVLDPQALC, from the coding sequence GTGCCTGACAGGGCTGAAATCATTTCTGCCGTAGAAGATTACGTCAAGTATCTCGGAAGTCACGACGTTGACCAGTTGGTTGCGCTGTTTGCCGCCGACGCCGTTCAACACGAACCTCTGGGGGTAAAGACCTACCGAGGGATCGACGAGATTCGCGCATTCGACACGGCGAACGCGCAGGTCGACTTCACGGTGAGCCTGCTCGGGCCGATTGTGGTGGCGGGAAAGTATGCAGCCATGCAGCTGCGGGTGCAGCGCGTTGGTATCCCCGACTTCGCAGCCTCGGATCTCTTCGAGTTCGACGAGAACTGCAAGATCGTTTCTCTGAGTGTGGTTCTCGATCCGCAGGCACTGTGTTGA
- the cysN gene encoding sulfate adenylyltransferase subunit CysN: MTVSSDLIADDIETYLERHANKSMLRFITCGSVDDGKSTLIGRLLYESKLVFDDQLTALEADSRKSGTQGEGLDFALLVDGLAAEREQGITIDVAYRYFTTERRKFVVADTPGHEQYTRNMVTGASTADLAVILVDSRKGILTQTRRHSYLVSLLGIKHVVLAVNKLDLVDYSQEVFDAITADYTAFAHEIGLDGFVAIPMSAYLGDNLTERSDRTPWYSGPSLIEHLESVDIDDAAAAAPFRMPVQWVNRPDLDFRGFSGQIVSGTVSPGDPIRVLPSGKTSTVERIVTMGGDLDVAGAGRSVTITLTDEIDISRGDVLSIGDNPPAVADQFEAHIVWMGEAPMLPERPFLCQIGTVTVTARITKPKHKINVNTLEKTATTTLELNEIGVCNISFDRPVPFDPYVGNRDTGSFILIDRLTNGTVGAGMITHSLRRSDNIHWQSVDVDEAAHTRLKGHKPAVLWFTGLSGSGKSTIANDLERQLHALGAHTYLLDGDNVRHGLNRDLGFTEADRVENIRRVTEVTRLMVDAGLIVLASFISPFEAERHAARELIGDSQFVEIFVDTALAVAEERDPKGLYKKARRGELVNFTGIDSPYEAPQNPDIHIDTAVTTTEEAAGMIIDYLRARGTIS; this comes from the coding sequence ATGACTGTTTCCTCGGATCTGATCGCCGACGACATCGAGACATACCTCGAGCGTCACGCGAACAAGAGCATGCTGCGATTCATCACCTGTGGCAGCGTCGACGACGGCAAGAGCACCCTGATCGGCCGTCTGCTCTACGAATCGAAACTCGTCTTCGACGACCAGTTGACGGCGCTCGAAGCGGACTCACGCAAGAGCGGCACCCAAGGTGAAGGGCTCGACTTCGCGCTCCTCGTCGACGGTCTCGCAGCCGAACGTGAGCAGGGCATCACCATCGACGTTGCCTACCGCTACTTCACGACCGAGCGTCGTAAGTTCGTAGTCGCCGATACTCCGGGCCATGAGCAGTACACCCGAAACATGGTGACCGGCGCATCGACAGCCGATCTCGCGGTGATCCTTGTCGACTCCCGCAAAGGCATCCTGACTCAGACCCGTCGACACTCGTATCTGGTGTCGTTGCTCGGGATCAAGCACGTGGTGCTCGCGGTCAACAAACTCGACCTCGTCGACTACTCGCAAGAGGTCTTCGACGCCATCACCGCGGACTACACGGCATTCGCTCACGAGATCGGTCTCGACGGATTTGTCGCCATTCCGATGTCGGCATACCTGGGTGACAATCTCACCGAGCGCAGCGATCGCACGCCGTGGTACTCCGGGCCGAGCCTGATCGAACATCTCGAAAGTGTGGACATCGACGATGCCGCCGCCGCGGCTCCGTTCCGGATGCCGGTGCAGTGGGTCAACCGACCGGACCTCGATTTCCGGGGATTCTCCGGCCAGATCGTCTCCGGGACAGTCTCTCCCGGTGATCCCATCCGCGTGCTCCCCAGCGGAAAGACGTCCACCGTCGAGCGCATCGTGACCATGGGCGGCGACCTCGACGTTGCCGGTGCCGGCCGCTCGGTCACCATCACGCTCACCGACGAGATCGACATCAGTCGCGGCGACGTGCTGTCCATCGGCGACAATCCACCGGCCGTCGCCGATCAGTTCGAGGCCCACATCGTCTGGATGGGCGAGGCGCCCATGCTGCCCGAACGGCCGTTCCTGTGCCAGATCGGTACCGTCACCGTCACCGCGCGCATCACGAAACCGAAACACAAGATCAACGTCAACACACTGGAAAAGACTGCAACGACAACCCTCGAGCTGAACGAAATCGGTGTGTGCAACATCAGTTTCGATCGGCCGGTCCCGTTCGATCCGTACGTGGGCAACCGCGACACGGGCAGTTTCATCCTCATCGACCGCCTCACCAACGGAACCGTCGGTGCCGGCATGATCACGCACTCGCTGCGCCGGTCCGACAACATTCACTGGCAATCCGTCGACGTCGACGAGGCTGCGCACACCAGGCTCAAGGGACACAAACCCGCAGTTCTGTGGTTCACCGGTCTTTCCGGTTCGGGTAAGTCGACTATCGCCAACGATCTCGAACGCCAGCTACACGCTCTCGGTGCACACACCTACCTTCTCGACGGTGACAATGTCCGCCACGGGTTGAATCGAGACCTCGGGTTCACCGAAGCCGACCGCGTCGAGAACATCCGCCGCGTCACCGAAGTCACCCGCTTGATGGTGGACGCGGGCCTGATCGTCCTCGCGTCGTTCATTTCGCCGTTCGAGGCTGAACGTCATGCGGCTCGTGAATTGATCGGCGATAGCCAGTTCGTCGAGATCTTCGTCGATACCGCTCTCGCCGTCGCAGAAGAGCGAGATCCCAAGGGGCTGTACAAGAAGGCTCGACGGGGGGAGTTGGTGAATTTCACCGGCATCGACTCGCCGTACGAAGCGCCGCAGAACCCTGATATCCACATCGACACCGCCGTGACGACGACCGAGGAAGCTGCGGGCATGATCATCGACTACCTCCGCGCCCGCGGAACCATCTCGTGA
- a CDS encoding 3'(2'),5'-bisphosphate nucleotidase CysQ, protein MTRTNDERAAIDIAAAAGELLLEHRKSLGAADVDAVTFKNAADRLSHDFIVAELARRFPADAVLSEEGADDLARLNADRVWIVDPLDGTREYGEAGRSDWAVHVALTENGVLTAGAVAMPALGVTYASSDDRTGRDTATPVRVVVSRTRRPEPVMRMADSMGAELIEMGSAGAKAMAVVSGDADIYAHAGGQYEWDSAAPVAVARAAGLHVSRIDGSELRYNQENPWLPDLLICRPELAPKALEELGR, encoded by the coding sequence ATGACACGCACCAACGATGAACGCGCGGCGATCGACATCGCCGCTGCGGCTGGAGAACTTCTGCTCGAACACCGGAAATCCCTCGGTGCGGCGGACGTGGATGCCGTGACTTTCAAGAACGCCGCAGATCGGCTCAGTCACGACTTCATCGTCGCCGAACTTGCCCGACGCTTCCCCGCTGATGCAGTGCTGTCTGAGGAAGGCGCTGACGACCTCGCGAGGTTGAACGCGGATCGGGTGTGGATCGTCGACCCACTCGACGGCACCCGTGAATACGGTGAAGCCGGCCGATCGGACTGGGCCGTGCATGTTGCACTGACCGAAAACGGTGTGCTCACAGCAGGTGCGGTCGCAATGCCTGCCCTCGGTGTCACCTATGCAAGCAGTGACGACCGGACCGGACGGGATACTGCGACGCCGGTTCGCGTTGTGGTGTCGCGGACGCGTCGTCCGGAACCGGTCATGCGAATGGCCGACTCGATGGGCGCGGAGTTGATCGAAATGGGATCCGCCGGAGCCAAGGCAATGGCGGTTGTATCCGGTGACGCAGACATCTATGCCCATGCGGGCGGGCAGTACGAGTGGGATTCGGCGGCGCCGGTCGCTGTCGCACGTGCTGCGGGACTGCATGTTTCACGTATCGATGGCAGCGAACTTCGCTACAACCAGGAAAACCCGTGGTTGCCGGATCTGCTGATCTGCCGACCAGAACTCGCCCCGAAAGCACTGGAGGAACTGGGCCGATGA
- the cysD gene encoding sulfate adenylyltransferase subunit CysD, translating into MTTTLTHLERLEAESIHIMREAVAQSENPVMLYSVGKDSAVMLHLARKAFYPSKLPFPLLHVDTTWKFREMYKLRDSTAAAGDLDLIVHTNPDCVKQGINPFTHGSAVHTDMWKTEGLKQALDHYKFDAAFGGARRDEEKSRAKERIFSIRSAAHRWDPKQQRPELWRMYNVRKAPGESLRVFPLSNWTELDVWEYIRQEEIPIVPLYFADKRPVVERDGALIMVDDDRMPLLPGETPELKSVRFRTLGCYPLTGAVESTATSLTEIISEMLLTTTSERQGRVIDHDSSASMEKKKQEGYF; encoded by the coding sequence ATGACCACGACACTGACTCATCTCGAACGGCTCGAAGCCGAGAGCATCCACATCATGCGTGAAGCTGTTGCGCAGAGCGAGAACCCGGTGATGTTGTACTCGGTGGGTAAGGACTCCGCCGTGATGCTGCATCTCGCGCGTAAGGCCTTCTACCCGTCGAAGCTGCCGTTTCCGCTGCTGCACGTCGACACGACGTGGAAGTTCCGCGAAATGTACAAACTTCGTGACAGTACCGCTGCTGCAGGCGATCTCGATCTGATCGTCCACACCAATCCGGACTGCGTGAAGCAGGGGATCAACCCGTTCACGCACGGCAGCGCTGTCCACACCGACATGTGGAAAACCGAGGGCCTCAAACAAGCCCTCGATCACTACAAGTTCGACGCGGCATTCGGCGGCGCCCGCCGTGACGAGGAAAAATCCCGGGCGAAGGAACGGATCTTCTCGATCCGATCAGCTGCGCACCGCTGGGATCCCAAGCAGCAGCGACCGGAGTTGTGGCGGATGTACAACGTCCGCAAAGCGCCGGGTGAAAGCCTGCGCGTCTTCCCGCTCTCGAACTGGACCGAGCTGGATGTGTGGGAATACATACGCCAGGAAGAGATTCCGATCGTTCCGCTGTACTTTGCCGACAAGCGTCCCGTCGTCGAACGCGACGGCGCACTGATCATGGTCGACGACGACCGGATGCCGTTGCTGCCGGGAGAAACTCCGGAACTCAAGAGTGTTCGTTTCCGAACCCTCGGCTGCTATCCACTGACCGGCGCTGTCGAGTCGACCGCCACCAGCTTGACCGAGATCATCTCGGAAATGTTGCTCACCACCACTTCCGAACGCCAGGGACGGGTCATCGACCACGACTCCAGCGCGTCGATGGAAAAGAAGAAGCAAGAAGGGTACTTCTGA
- a CDS encoding TetR/AcrR family transcriptional regulator: MSSTSTNSIYGDAEARRRRTLDAAIALLDEGGYSALTIRAVAKRSGTSTGLIYQYFVDKQDIFAALLSESQLEMADFVSSLPREQGLTPLLESMIPEFARHWARVGRLTTTWRDIEGMAGSDRESMRELHASVAVFNSALLAALAESAASEGRILVDDPALIHVVLSGLKGLSDTIVVNIAKEITPEHFVNFSARALARSITE, translated from the coding sequence ATGAGCAGTACCAGCACTAACTCGATCTACGGCGACGCCGAAGCGCGCCGACGCCGTACCTTGGACGCGGCGATCGCACTCCTGGACGAAGGCGGCTACTCCGCCCTCACGATCCGCGCGGTGGCGAAACGCTCGGGAACCAGCACCGGCCTGATCTACCAGTACTTCGTCGATAAGCAGGACATCTTTGCCGCGTTGCTCAGCGAGAGCCAACTGGAAATGGCGGACTTCGTAAGCTCGCTCCCCCGCGAGCAAGGACTGACGCCGCTACTCGAGTCCATGATTCCCGAATTCGCGCGGCATTGGGCACGGGTCGGCAGGCTCACGACCACGTGGCGCGACATCGAGGGAATGGCCGGATCCGACCGGGAGAGCATGCGGGAACTTCACGCATCAGTGGCGGTCTTCAACTCGGCATTGCTTGCGGCGCTTGCCGAATCAGCGGCAAGCGAGGGACGCATCTTGGTAGACGACCCCGCGCTGATCCATGTTGTGCTCTCGGGACTCAAAGGCTTGTCGGACACCATCGTCGTCAACATCGCCAAAGAAATCACACCCGAGCATTTTGTGAACTTCTCCGCCCGCGCGCTTGCGCGCTCGATCACGGAGTGA
- a CDS encoding metal-sensitive transcriptional regulator has translation MSGYSPEQDDLLKRLRRIEGQVAGISRMVADDRYCIDVLTQVSAATSALQSVSLKLLDAHLAGCVVEAAKQGGPEADAKIKEAQAAIARLVRS, from the coding sequence ATGAGTGGTTACAGCCCCGAGCAGGATGATCTGCTCAAACGTCTCCGCCGCATCGAAGGTCAGGTCGCGGGTATCTCGCGCATGGTTGCCGACGATCGGTACTGCATCGACGTACTGACGCAGGTGTCGGCCGCAACCAGTGCGTTGCAGTCCGTGTCCCTGAAGCTTCTCGACGCCCACCTTGCCGGGTGTGTTGTCGAAGCCGCCAAACAAGGCGGCCCGGAAGCCGATGCCAAGATCAAAGAAGCTCAGGCGGCTATCGCTCGCCTGGTTCGTTCCTGA